TTGCATATGTCGCAGAAGAGACGTTCGAACTCCATCCATTTATCATGTAAGTTATATCACAACTCCGAAGCACGCCCTTCTGGTCTTAAGAAAAGCCAGTAACTGATTCAGTAAGTCTTTCGAATATCCAAATATTATCATAGATAGATCCTTTAACTCTTCTAAAAATTTaggaaaattttgaagagcataagctcatcgcgaCTTCTCTAAATCGAAAAGTCGAAGCCTATACGCCCACTCAGCAAACCAAAATGCCTCCAAGAGTCCAAAAACACACGAGGGAGTCCAAAGTGCGAGACATCCAAAAAAGTCTTGTTCGGAGAGCCCGTTTGAGAAAGGACtacttcaaagctttgaaagaagaaggatATACTGCACCAGAGAAACAAGAGAGTAAGACAAAGCGCAGTTACCGTGAGGTTCGGGAACAAGCTACTGCAGCAAAtagaaagaagcttgatgaaaaaaaggagatgaagaaattaCGAGGAAGAATGGAGTATCAAAAGGCTCAGGAAAAAAGGAAAACCGAGCTACAAAAGATTAACGAAGCTAAAGAGAGGGAGAAGCAACGGAATCAAAGGTCTAAAAAGGTTACACAGCGTACCAGGTCTGGCCAGCCGCTAATGGGACCTAAAATAGAAGACCTTCTCAGTAAGATCAAAGCTGATGACACTTACACAAACTAGAGCATAGCAGGAATTCGGTTTACTGGAATAATGATATAGTATTTCACATAGGCTATTTACAGTGTTTTTACAGGAGAATTATTGGCAACGAAAATACCACTacttcttctgctgctgcttcttctcaaagtcGGCAATAAGTTGTCTTTGTAGATGAGGAGACGTTGGAGAGTAGTGCTTAAATTCCAGTGAGAACTCGCCCTTGCCTTGCGTCGAAGATCTAAGCGACGTGGCAAACCCGAAAAGAGTATTGAGAGAACATTCGGCGTTGATTGTAAACTCATCTTGTGCGTTTTCGGTATCTTGAATGACAGCTTGTAGTTTGTTTAGCAAACTGATGACATTACCTTGGAATTCGTTAGGTGCCGTGACAGAAACATTCATAACTGGTTCCAGAATAACAGGCTTGGCTTCCAAAAAcgcttctttgaaagctgcCATTGTTGCAGTTTTGAATGCCAACTCGTTGGAATCAACAGCGTGAATCGCACCATCGTTGATCAACATATGTGTTGATAAAACCTTGTGGCCAATCAAAGGACCTTTTTCGCAAGCTTCTTCGAATCCCTTACCACATGCTGCTAGATATTTGTCAGGAATGCGGCCTCCAACTATAGCTGTCTCAAATTTGTTACCATTTGACCCTTCTAACGGACTCAATGAGCCCATAACACGTCCATATTGACCTGCGCCACCCGACTGTTTCTTGTGTGTGTAGTCAAACTCAGCAGGAATAGTGATAGACTCACGGTAGGAAACCTGTGGCTTACCAGTTACACAATCAACGTTGTACTCTCTTCTCATCCTTTCGACGTAGATTTCTAAGTGAAGCTCGCCCATACCGGAGATAACAGTTTCCTTCGATTCGGCATCAAATCTAACTCTAAAGGTGGGgtcctctttttgaaaacgaTTCAGAgccttggaaaagttggTAGAGTCTCGAGATGTAGGAGTGATCGAGAGAGAGATAACGGCATCTGGGACATACATGGAAGACATGGAGTACTGCAAAGTTCCATCCGTGAAAGTGTCACCGGAAGCGCAATCAATACCAAACGTGGCGCAGATTTCGCCTGAACCGACctcatcaacatcttccaTATCGTTAGAATGCATTCTCACCAAACGGGACACCTTAATTTTCTTACCGGTCTTCACGTTAGTAATATAGCCTCCCTTTCTCAAACGGCCTTGGTAAACACGAATATAGGTTAGTTGGCCATATTTGCCTTCTTCCAGCTTGAAAGCTAGGCCGACAAAGGGCTCTTGTACCGAAGGAACGAGGTTAACTTTAGCTTCGTTGTTTGCAATATCCAAGCCAGTGTTAAGAATCTCTGATGGGTTGGGTAGATAATCGACGATAGCATCCAAAACAGGCTGCACGCTTCGATTGGCCAGCGCAGAACCCATCAAAACAGGTGTAAATTTCCTGGCAATCGTAGCCCGACGGATAGCTGCCTTGATTTGTTCAGTTGAAGGCTCCTGCTCTTCTAAGAAGATCTCTGCAATTTCGTCGTCCACGTCGGCAAGCGTTTCAATCAACATTGCTCTTCTCTCTTCCACTAACTCATTAAGCTCATTTGGAACTGGGCCCTCTACGATTTGCTCGCCGTTTGCGCCCTCGTTGTAAAGAGCAACACGGTCAATAATGTTGACGACACCCTTCAGCTCTGACTCGGCACCGATTGGGACTTGAATTGCAGCAGCGGGCgttttgagtttcttgttgatctgTTCGATAGCTCTGAAGGGGTTAGCTCCCATGCGGTCcattttgttgataaaaGTGACTCTTGGCACGTTATATCTCCTCATTTGACGGTCCACTGTAACAGTTTGGGATTGAACGCCTGAAACGGCGCAAACAACCAAAACTGCACCATCAAGAACTCTTAAAGCACGTTCAACCTCAATAGTGAAGTCGATATGGCCTGGTGTGTCAATCAGGTTAAAATGATAATTCTGGCCGTCCTTGTCCCAAGAACAATAGGTTGCAGCCGACTGAATTGTAATGCCCTTCTCTCTCTCAAGGTCCATAGAGTCCATCTTAGCTCCAACGTTGTCACGGCCTCTAACTTCGTGGATAGCCTTGATACGCCCGGTGTAGAAAAGAACGCGCTCCGTGAAAGTAGTTTTACCTGAGTCGATGTGAGCAGAAATACCGATGTTACGCAACTTTCTCGAGGTTTCTAGATCCCTTTCAGTGAGTCTTGGGGCAATTTCATCCAAAACagctttctcttcctcatACGTTCTAAGGACAGAAGAGGCATGAACTTGTCGTTGTGTTGTGAGAATAGGCATAATTGAACCATTCAGCAATCCCATTCTCCCAAATGTTTTGGGGCCATAAGAGTGCCCAGAAACAGCTCTCCTCAAGAAGGACATGGTGTTCCTGAAGACTCTTCCGTGGTAGGTGCTGCGACTTGTTATCTGAAGCCGAGAAATGTCAGTTTCTTCgaatcaaaaattttatagACATTAGACACATTCGTATGAAAGATTATCGACACTAGAGCATGACGAGTTCTGAAGCCAGATCACCTATTTAGCACGATATAACATACCCAGTTCAACCAGAGCTTTGCTCACTCTCCTCTAGAAGATTTTTTAAAGTGCTGTAAATGAGCTCGTCATCCTGAGTAGCCTCGTGAAGTCCATATTGCACAATGGTGTATAGCCCCCAAACAGCGACCATGCTGGACACCGCAAATGCAATATAACCTTTCAAAGTGAAACCATCAGGCAAAGGCTCTGGTTGTTTGGGCAGACCAGCCAAGTCAAACCAGTCATCCGTGTTCCCTGCAGCGTTACCTACTGTTGGGATGTTGGCGTTGTAGCACActtgcttgaagttgtcgttgagctgctcaacTTGCCTGAGCACATCTGGGGCTTCGATGAACACAGCAGCGAGGCCTTGCTCCAAATGCCAGTCGACGTGGCAGTGGAAAATCCACACACCAGGGTTGTCCGCCACAAATCTCAGCACAAGATGACCATTGCCCTCAAGTACAACAGTGTCTCTCAACATAGGCGACTCAGGGAAGTCCATTAGGGGTGCTGACTCATTATAGGGAACAGGCTCCGCTGGTCCGTTCTCGGTGTCTTCCAGAAAACTTGGCGACTTTTGAACAATCTGAAAGTTGTGACCATGCAAGTGGAAGGGGTGCCTTCCGTCATCGTAgttgttcaaaacaatCTCAACAATCTCACCGTGCTCGAGGACGAAAGCGTTAATGTTATCGCCATAGATCAAAGGGTTCTTGACTAGATCCTTAGGTGCCGTCATTGCGGTAACAAGCGTAGGGATTTTGGGATGCACGTACGTaacgttgttgaaaaaagcGTAGTTGACACCGTCTCCTAGGTTATCCATTACTACGTCCAGCTTAACTCGATAGTCGGGCTCTGGAAATAGAGGCTTTCCGGAGAGGGGCGACAGATAAAAGTCGTTGGTTGCCACATCATAGCTATCGATAAAGTACTCATTTGCTGCAGGCGCAGACTTGTTGTATACTACCTGGTTTGTGCGGTTAACCTGCAGGTTGGGAAGAATGACATCCAACATTGTCTGGTCCATTGTTTGCATGAGCGCGTAGTTTTTCTTAGCGTCAGGTTTGGCGCGCACAAGGACAGAGGTTCTTTGGCCTGTCCCTAAGTAAAGCACGTCGGTGGTATTAGGCTGGACGTAAACACCGTCAACCTCGACAATGGTGAACTCGTGGTCTTCCATGAAGATGTACTGCGACACAAAAGTTCCCACGTTCAAAAACCGCAAGAGATAAACCTTGCCCGGCTCgaaagagattgaagcGTTCACCgtgttgttgaaaagaatgtTTTCCGGGACGGGCTCTGCGCCTGTTGGATTGTATCTCGTCAGAAATTCATCCAGGGCCTGGTAATAAGGCTTGTGATATAGGTCTGTTACCTGGATGACCATCTCCTCGTCGTACTCAAACGGCTCATCGTCATCGTGGATAATTAGCGCGCCTCGCATACCGTCTGTGTACTGCGCGCCAGAGTGCGAGTGGTACCAGAAAGTACCTGCCTGATCTGGTACCGTGAAGTTGTAAACAAAGGTGTCGCCTGGCATGATCGGACACTGTGTCACCATTTCAGGTCCGTCCATCTGGTTCAAGTTGCCCTGCGTGATATTGTGCGACAAACCATGGAAGTGCAAGGAAGTTGTCAGGTTCTCGAAGCCATTAGTCAGGCGTAAAATAAGGCGATCGCCCTTGTTTAGGTGGATGTCAGGGGGCGGCCACACTCCGTTGAACCCAATCATTTGCTTCTCGTGCATCCCATCTGGATTTCTTCGTACCCACCCAGTGGTAAAGTTGTATTCGTGGGTTTGGCTACCCAAAGCGGCCTGCGCTAGCGCAGACATGATGAAAACAAGTCCTAAAATGCATTGCATCGTGCTGACTGAGTTCGAAAGCTTTAGAACTGTTAGTCAGGAGCAAGCTTCCCGGGATATTTCGTCAGAAGTCAACATCATAAGTACTCGATTGTTCTGAAAATTTGGCACAAAGCTGGGTGGATTTCCAAAAGCTGGGCatgagaaaagaagaagtcacAAGGGTTTAAACCCCGAATCGTTTCGTAATTAACTTTGTATAGGATTAGATAGCATGTGTCATAAACTGGCTAGCGAGGACTTCCTCGCCTCTGCATGCCAGGCTTATATTCATCATGAGTGAGCTCAAACTCAGAACACCTCACTCGGGCCCGCTAATTATAGTCTTTATAACCTCAGAGCCGTGCTTGATGTTAAATTCGTACGCAGCCTCGGCGTCCTCGAACTTGAAGCGATGAGTGACCAGTGGCTTGACGTTAACATCCCCACTTGCGATGAGCTGAACTGCGTCCCTGTAGTCGCCGAAGGCGTATCTGAAGCAGCCCAGGACCTTAAGCTCCTTGGCGCCAATAGCCCCGATGGGAAAGTTGACGTCGTCGTGTCCCATGCCGACCTGAACGTAGGTGCCGCCCGAGTTGCACACCTTAATGCCGGTACGAATGCAGATCTCAGCGCCGGTGCAGTCGAACACAACGTCAGGGCGCGCGCCACCAAGCACGCGCTCGATCTCCTTGACCAAgtcgtcttcgtccttGATGTTCGCAGAGTTCACGAACTGCGTGCCCCCGAAGTTGGAAGACAGGCTGAGCTTGTGTTCAAAGACGTCGATGTAGACCACCTCGGAGGCGCCAAAGGCGCGTGCGACGGCACCCGTCAGAAGACCTACGGGACCTGCACCAAACACAGCCACGCGCTGGTTGAACGCAACCCCGGCAAGCTTGTTGGCGTGCACACCAACGGACAATGGCTCAACGAGCGCGCCTTCCTCGTATGAGACGTGGTCCGGCAGCTTGACCAGAAAGTCTTCGGGGGCCAAGTAGTACTTGACGAGCGTACCATCGATTGGAGGAGTAGCCGCGAACTGCATATGGGGGCAGAGATTGTAGCGGCCGGCCTTAGTCTCGTCCGAGTATCTGCTGGGCACGCCAGGCTCAATGGCGACACGGTCGCCCACGCGTACGCGCGAGACTTCGCTGCCGACTTCTACTACCAGCCCGCTTGACTCGTGGCCCAATATCATGGGCTTCTTCACTACAAAGTCGCCAATCGCGCCTGCCACATAGTAGTGCACGTCCGACCCGCAAATTCccgtcttcttgatctgCAGCTTCACGTAGTGTGGGTCCGTGATTTCAGGCACGGGTTTGCTCTCCACTGCAATCTCGCCTTTCTGCACCAGGACTATCGCTTCCTGTGTTTCATTCATTTTCTGGTCTATTTCTCTCTATCCTCTCTATTGTTCTCTATGGTTATTCTATAGGTGTTCTATAGTCGATTTATAGGTGTTCTAAAGTTGCTCTATAGTTGCTCTATCTCAGCAATTCTTTGCTAACCTTGACCGAGTTACGTAACCTGGTGTTATGCTTGCTTATCACTTGTCACTGTGCTCCGTAGTGGTGCTCAGAAGTCGCTAACAGGCTCAATTTATACTGTACAAGATAATTGTAAGAACTCGTCGAACGTTCTACTAGCTTCTCCGGCCGCTCTCCTTTATATCTCTGCCGTTTGCTTTTTCCATTAACATCAACTTGGCGACTGCCACTTCCCCGGACTTGACGCCATTAGCAACAGTTATTGAGGGAGTTTCTGATGTTTGTGCGGATTCTTGTCTCAATTTGAGGGCGCGTGATGCTCTCAATGTTATGAAATGTGGAATAATTGGTGAAGAAATCGCCAAAAAGCATAAATAGCAGTGCCGTGAGTGGCCGCAGTAGCGCGGGGGGCTACGGACATCATTAGAAAGTGTTACAAATGCGGGGAATGGCGAGCCTAGGGCGTGTGTTTTCGTAAAAATGCGAGATCGCGGGGTAGTAGTCGGCGTAGCGAGAGTTTTCCGCCCAGTGGTGGTCATAGTCGGCATCGCTGCAGCGTGTGCCTGTAGCAGGCACCTGTAGCGGGTATCTGTTGATCTCCAGGTTTCCCTTGTGACTATGTAATGGTTTGTCGCGGATGGTACGTAGTGTGGAAAAGGCCGGTCGCCGGCCGTCTGCGGCGTGGCCGCAGGCGAGTTCCGTGGTGTGGCTACATACAGT
The Lachancea thermotolerans CBS 6340 chromosome G complete sequence genome window above contains:
- the FYV7 gene encoding Fyv7p (similar to uniprot|Q12247 Saccharomyces cerevisiae YLR068W FYV7 Protein of unknown function required for survival upon exposure to K1 killer toxin involved in processing the 35S rRNA primary transcript to generate the 20S and 27SA2 pre-rRNA transcripts), which codes for MPPRVQKHTRESKVRDIQKSLVRRARLRKDYFKALKEEGYTAPEKQESKTKRSYREVREQATAANRKKLDEKKEMKKLRGRMEYQKAQEKRKTELQKINEAKEREKQRNQRSKKVTQRTRSGQPLMGPKIEDLLSKIKADDTYTN
- the FET5 gene encoding ferroxidase FET5 (similar to uniprot|P43561 Saccharomyces cerevisiae YFL041W); this encodes MQCILGLVFIMSALAQAALGSQTHEYNFTTGWVRRNPDGMHEKQMIGFNGVWPPPDIHLNKGDRLILRLTNGFENLTTSLHFHGLSHNITQGNLNQMDGPEMVTQCPIMPGDTFVYNFTVPDQAGTFWYHSHSGAQYTDGMRGALIIHDDDEPFEYDEEMVIQVTDLYHKPYYQALDEFLTRYNPTGAEPVPENILFNNTVNASISFEPGKVYLLRFLNVGTFVSQYIFMEDHEFTIVEVDGVYVQPNTTDVLYLGTGQRTSVLVRAKPDAKKNYALMQTMDQTMLDVILPNLQVNRTNQVVYNKSAPAANEYFIDSYDVATNDFYLSPLSGKPLFPEPDYRVKLDVVMDNLGDGVNYAFFNNVTYVHPKIPTLVTAMTAPKDLVKNPLIYGDNINAFVLEHGEIVEIVLNNYDDGRHPFHLHGHNFQIVQKSPSFLEDTENGPAEPVPYNESAPLMDFPESPMLRDTVVLEGNGHLVLRFVADNPGVWIFHCHVDWHLEQGLAAVFIEAPDVLRQVEQLNDNFKQVCYNANIPTVGNAAGNTDDWFDLAGLPKQPEPLPDGFTLKGYIAFAVSSMVAVWGLYTIVQYGLHEATQDDELIYSTLKNLLEESEQSSG
- the XYL2 gene encoding D-xylulose reductase XYL2 (similar to uniprot|P35497 Saccharomyces cerevisiae YJR159W SOR1 Sorbitol dehydrogenase expression is induced in the presence of sorbitol) translates to MNETQEAIVLVQKGEIAVESKPVPEITDPHYVKLQIKKTGICGSDVHYYVAGAIGDFVVKKPMILGHESSGLVVEVGSEVSRVRVGDRVAIEPGVPSRYSDETKAGRYNLCPHMQFAATPPIDGTLVKYYLAPEDFLVKLPDHVSYEEGALVEPLSVGVHANKLAGVAFNQRVAVFGAGPVGLLTGAVARAFGASEVVYIDVFEHKLSLSSNFGGTQFVNSANIKDEDDLVKEIERVLGGARPDVVFDCTGAEICIRTGIKVCNSGGTYVQVGMGHDDVNFPIGAIGAKELKVLGCFRYAFGDYRDAVQLIASGDVNVKPLVTHRFKFEDAEAAYEFNIKHGSEVIKTIISGPE
- the MEF1 gene encoding Mef1p (highly similar to uniprot|P25039 Saccharomyces cerevisiae YLR069C MEF1 mitochondrial elongation factor G-like protein) — translated: MSFLRRAVSGHSYGPKTFGRMGLLNGSIMPILTTQRQVHASSVLRTYEEEKAVLDEIAPRLTERDLETSRKLRNIGISAHIDSGKTTFTERVLFYTGRIKAIHEVRGRDNVGAKMDSMDLEREKGITIQSAATYCSWDKDGQNYHFNLIDTPGHIDFTIEVERALRVLDGAVLVVCAVSGVQSQTVTVDRQMRRYNVPRVTFINKMDRMGANPFRAIEQINKKLKTPAAAIQVPIGAESELKGVVNIIDRVALYNEGANGEQIVEGPVPNELNELVEERRAMLIETLADVDDEIAEIFLEEQEPSTEQIKAAIRRATIARKFTPVLMGSALANRSVQPVLDAIVDYLPNPSEILNTGLDIANNEAKVNLVPSVQEPFVGLAFKLEEGKYGQLTYIRVYQGRLRKGGYITNVKTGKKIKVSRLVRMHSNDMEDVDEVGSGEICATFGIDCASGDTFTDGTLQYSMSSMYVPDAVISLSITPTSRDSTNFSKALNRFQKEDPTFRVRFDAESKETVISGMGELHLEIYVERMRREYNVDCVTGKPQVSYRESITIPAEFDYTHKKQSGGAGQYGRVMGSLSPLEGSNGNKFETAIVGGRIPDKYLAACGKGFEEACEKGPLIGHKVLSTHMLINDGAIHAVDSNELAFKTATMAAFKEAFLEAKPVILEPVMNVSVTAPNEFQGNVISLLNKLQAVIQDTENAQDEFTINAECSLNTLFGFATSLRSSTQGKGEFSLEFKHYSPTSPHLQRQLIADFEKKQQQKK